In a single window of the Papaver somniferum cultivar HN1 chromosome 8, ASM357369v1, whole genome shotgun sequence genome:
- the LOC113301135 gene encoding uncharacterized protein LOC113301135 — translation MAASRIFLSRLSLRSPSLSSKLQNKPSISSSPLKTAFSSASKSQISDSMNRISRNSRLPVLGSLMSMMPLHSAIASARLQSILSSESQSWGLIPQGNSMPL, via the exons atggctGCTTCAAGGATTTTTCTCTCGAGATTATCACTTCGATCTCCGTCACTCTCATCCAAACTCCAAAATAaaccttcaatttcatcatcaccaCTGAAAACGGCTTTTTCTTCTGCTTCTAAGTCTCAAATTTCTGATTCCATGAATCGCATCTCTAGAAATTCAAG GTTACCAGTATTAGGGAGCTTAATGTCAATGATGCCATTGCATAGTGCAATTGCTTCAGCTAGATTACAATCAATACTTTCAAGCGAATCTCAGAGCTGGGGGTTGATTCCTCAAG GCAACTCAATGCCTTTATGA
- the LOC113303935 gene encoding F-box protein At5g07610-like isoform X1, with the protein MKSLFRSSSSSSTVIGNDIDIFTQILLCLSVKPLLVFKSVSKQWYSVISDPIFIKKHTQRQYPHSVMVETETNNPKFEFVSLDGSSSFVPFETLDFFSDLIIKIKQSCNGLLCCFSYEDYGNCTYYICNPSTKQYRRIVDFGFDMAKEKGFVMPLSVSLAYEPLKSRHYKVICVWMMPLEQSTPRLRACQIEIYSSETDSWKLSGDVFFVSYSITNKSGVYCNGSLHWIDSSKLENHICFNIDQELRTGMPPYRSLLYSEKRSNVEYFGECRGRLHLISDCVLESIYDILEMKTDYTGWIKKFRVNVREFPYPVVSGGFCVLHVEEVGESFMLVLRIRDQVISCNLREMSFKDLYKFAPLTWEKISQDSSYQYIETLAFV; encoded by the coding sequence ATGAAATCACTATttcgttcttcttcatcatcgtcTACTGTTATAGGTAACGATATTGATATCTTTACTCAGATTTTGTTGTGTTTATCAGTAAAACCACTGCTCGTATTTAAATCCGTATCGAAACAATGGTATTCGGTTATATCTGATccaatttttattaaaaaacatACTCAAAGACAATACCCACATTCAGTAATGGTGGAGACAGAAACAAATAACCCAAAATTCGAATTCGTATCCCTAGATGGATCATCATCGTTTGTCCCctttgaaaccctagattttttcagtgatcttattataaagataaaacaatcttgcaatggtctgtTGTGTTGCTTTAGCTATGAGGATTACGGAAACTGCACCTATTACATCTGCAATCCATCGACGAAGCAATATCgcagaattgttgattttggatttgatatggCAAAAGAAAAAGGTTTCGTAATGCCTTTGAGTGTTAGTTTGGCTTATGAACCGCTCAAGTCTCGTCATTACAAAGTTATTTGCGTTTGGATGATGCCACTGGAACAATCTACTCCTCGGCTTCGTGCTTGTCAAATTGAGATATACTCGTCTGAAACTGATTCTTGGAAGCTGTCTGGAGATGTTTTCTTTGTATCTTATAGTATTACGAATAAAAGTGGAGTGTATTGTAATGGTTCATTGCACTGGATCGATTCTTCGAAACTggagaatcatatttgtttcaacatCGATCAAGAATTAAGAACTGGTATGCCACCATACCGTTCTCTTCTTTATTCAGAAAAGAGATCGAATGTTGAATACTTTGGGGAGTGTAGGGGTCGATTACATCTTATTTCAGATTGTGTTTTGGAATCTATTTATGATATTTTGGAGATGAAGACTGACTACACGGGATGGATAAAGAAATTTCGTGTTAATGTCCGAGAGTTCCCATATCCAGTGGTGTCGGGTGGATTTTGTGTGTTGCATGTTGAAGAAGTAGGAGAATCATTTATGTTGGTATTGAGGATACGAGATCAAGTTATTTCTTGTAATCTACGTGAAATGAGCTTCAAGGATCTTTATAAATTTGCACCACTGACTTGGGAAAAGATTTCCCAGGATAGTTCTTATCAGTACATTGAGACACTTGCTTTTGTTTGA
- the LOC113303935 gene encoding F-box protein At5g07610-like isoform X2, with translation MKSLFRSSSSSSTVIGNDIDIFTQILLCLSVKPLLVFKSVSKQWYSVISDPIFIKKHTQRQYPHSVMVETETNNPKFEFVSLDGSSSFVPFETLDFFSDLIIKIKQSCNGLLCCFSYEDYGNCTYYICNPSTKQYRRIVDFGFDMAKEKGFVMPLSVSLAYEPLKSRHYKVICVWMMPLEQSTPRLRACQIEIYSSETDSWKLSGDVFFVSYSITNKSGVYCNGSLHWIDSSKLENHICFNIDQELRTGMPPYRSLLYSEKRSNVEYFGECRGRLHLISDCVLESIYDILEMKTDYTGWIKKFRVNVREFPYPVVSGGFCVLHVEEVGESFMLVTYFCSPRLL, from the exons ATGAAATCACTATttcgttcttcttcatcatcgtcTACTGTTATAGGTAACGATATTGATATCTTTACTCAGATTTTGTTGTGTTTATCAGTAAAACCACTGCTCGTATTTAAATCCGTATCGAAACAATGGTATTCGGTTATATCTGATccaatttttattaaaaaacatACTCAAAGACAATACCCACATTCAGTAATGGTGGAGACAGAAACAAATAACCCAAAATTCGAATTCGTATCCCTAGATGGATCATCATCGTTTGTCCCctttgaaaccctagattttttcagtgatcttattataaagataaaacaatcttgcaatggtctgtTGTGTTGCTTTAGCTATGAGGATTACGGAAACTGCACCTATTACATCTGCAATCCATCGACGAAGCAATATCgcagaattgttgattttggatttgatatggCAAAAGAAAAAGGTTTCGTAATGCCTTTGAGTGTTAGTTTGGCTTATGAACCGCTCAAGTCTCGTCATTACAAAGTTATTTGCGTTTGGATGATGCCACTGGAACAATCTACTCCTCGGCTTCGTGCTTGTCAAATTGAGATATACTCGTCTGAAACTGATTCTTGGAAGCTGTCTGGAGATGTTTTCTTTGTATCTTATAGTATTACGAATAAAAGTGGAGTGTATTGTAATGGTTCATTGCACTGGATCGATTCTTCGAAACTggagaatcatatttgtttcaacatCGATCAAGAATTAAGAACTGGTATGCCACCATACCGTTCTCTTCTTTATTCAGAAAAGAGATCGAATGTTGAATACTTTGGGGAGTGTAGGGGTCGATTACATCTTATTTCAGATTGTGTTTTGGAATCTATTTATGATATTTTGGAGATGAAGACTGACTACACGGGATGGATAAAGAAATTTCGTGTTAATGTCCGAGAGTTCCCATATCCAGTGGTGTCGGGTGGATTTTGTGTGTTGCATGTTGAAGAAGTAGGAGAATCATTTATGTTG GTTACATACTTTTGTTCTCCACGGTTACTTTGA
- the LOC113306444 gene encoding uncharacterized protein LOC113306444, whose product MRCNHTIGHSNGLVCYLRGKDLFTYTPSSPWTYFSLEICNPSRLEKLIIASRIQVHYDICGFQFGYNILNSEYKVMCIANYKDEYEYLIYTVGSTQPWRKIKNPWLKHRPIYDVLSGEWACRPISCNGTLFYCMIKEENVEEKTRVLVSFDLTDEQFQEIKPPSEEFVGYLDEGDFYHLEYKGCFCCAIMKQFDPFNGKVDLHILKDAIKHVWFRETVNFNISSEFGSTTIIAGCRNIMCFSDQVILDWRLRNEQNNHVMLLYNVLTKEFFKNLSNGVDYR is encoded by the coding sequence ATGCGATGTAATCATACCATTGGGCATTCTAATGGTTTAGTTTGTTACCTTCGAGGCAAGGATTTATTTACTTATACTCCATCTTCTCCGTGGACTTATTTTTCACTAGAGATTTGTAACCCTAGTAGGCTAGAAAAATTAATCATTGCGTCTCGTATTCAAGTTCATTATGATATATGTGGGTTTCAGTTTGGATACAACATATTGAACAGTGAGTATAAGGTGATGTGTATCGCGAATTATAAGGATGAATATGAGTACTTAATCTATACAGTGGGAAGTACTCAACCATGGAGAAAGATTAAAAACCCATGGCTAAAACATCGTCCGATTTATGATGTTTTGAGTGGCGAGTGGGCGTGCCGGCCCATCTCCTGTAATGGAACTCTCTTTTATTGTATGATAAAAGAAGAAAATGTGGAGGAAAAAACCCGTGTTTTGGTATCGTTTGATCTTACTGATGAGCAGTTTCAAGAGATTAAACCTCCAAGTGAAGAATTTGTTGGGTATTTGGATGAGGGCGATTTCTATCATTTGGAGTATAAAGGATGTTTCTGTTGTGCAATCATGAAGCAGTTCGATCCTTTTAATGGTAAGGTTGATCTACATATACTTAAAGACGCAATTAAACATGTTTGGTTCAGGGAAACCGTCAACTTCAATATTTCTTCAGAATTTGGCAGTACTACTATCATTGCTGGGTGTCGTAATATTATGTGTTTTTCTGACCAGGTAATTCTTGATTGGAGGTTGCGTAATGAACAAAACAATCATGTTATGCTATTATACAATGTACTCACAAAAGAATTCTTTAAAAACCTTAGCAATGGCGTCGACTATCGATAG
- the LOC113306445 gene encoding F-box protein At5g07610-like, which yields MNSISRSSSSSSDIIGNNVDLFTRVLLCLPVKPLLVFKSVSKQWFSGISYPLFIKQHTQKQNLRSLMMQTASKIPTFEFISLDGSSSSSVSFGTLDFLRARIQQSCNGLLCCSSHNKDNEIFTYYICNPATKKYRRIVDFTVDMAKGKGFEMLVSVSLAYDPLKSPNYKAICVWKMSPEQCIRWSYRIEIYSSETDSWKLCGDVFFLPPCIINTSGVYWNGSLHWVDTWDHENHICFNVDQELRSGMPPCSSLVYSTAYSVVEYFGECRGRLHHISRYGHPQVACII from the coding sequence ATGAATTCAATATCTCgttcttcttcatcgtcatcgGATATTATAGGCAACAATGTTGATCTCTTTACACGGGTTCTGTTGTGTTTACCAGTAAAACCTTTGCTCGTATTTAAATCCGTATCGAAACAATGGTTTTCGGGTATATCTTATCCACTTTTCATTAAACAACATACTCAAAAACAGAACCTACGTTCATTAATGATGCAGACAGCATCAAAAATCCCAACATTCGAGTTCATATCTCTAGATGGATCATCATCGTCATCTGTCTCCTTCGGAACCCTAGATTTTCTTAGAGCAAGGATTCAGCAATCTTGCAATGGCCTGTTGTGTTGCAGTAGCCATAATAAAGATAACGAAATCTTCACCTATTACATCTGCAATCCAGCGACGAAGAAATATCGCAGAATTGTTGATTTTACAGTTGATATGGCCAAAGGAAAAGGTTTCGAAATGCTTGTGAGTGTCAGTTTGGCTTATGATCCGCTCAAATCACCTAATTACAAAGCTATTTGTGTTTGGAAGATGTCACCTGAACAATGTATTCGTTGGTCGTACCGAATTGAGATATACTCATCTGAGACTGATTCTTGGAAGCTCTGTGGAGATGTTTTTTTCCTACCTCCTTGTATTATCAATACAAGTGGAGTATATTGGAATGGTTCATTGCATTGGGTCGACACTTGGGATCAcgagaatcatatttgtttcaatgttGATCAAGAATTAAGAAGTGGAATGCCGCCGTGTAGTTCTCTTGTATACTCAACGGCGTATTCGGTTGTCGAATACTTTGGGGAGTGTAGAGGTCGGTTACATCATATTTCAAGGTATGGGCATCCGCAGGTTGCATGTATTATTTGA